Proteins encoded by one window of Haematobia irritans isolate KBUSLIRL chromosome 2, ASM5000362v1, whole genome shotgun sequence:
- the DIP-iota gene encoding dpr-interacting protein iota: MVNADPKFSGPIHNVTVPVGRDAILTCVVHDLVAFKMAWLRVDTQTILSIQNHVITKNHRISISHTEHRIWQLRIRDVQESDRGWYMCQINTDPMKSQVGYLDVVVPPDIIDFQTSNDMIVEIGQNISLTCTANGLPAPTITWRREKDLPLYVENGRHIYSTEGQNLSLPLVTRDTMGAYFCIASNGVPPTVSKRISVIVNFPPTIWTRYDTIYVGYGQKVTLECISESHPTSVNYWLKDKEFIQGGSYETVSRNNVFKIVMRLVVRPMKAKDFGEYRCVAKNMLGEMEQIITLHHKAKKNLQHSYQTNGKDNQFIIIEEYISNDDLSSRPSSWLIALLYVLVMNFTRVCE; encoded by the exons cgGATCCAAAATTCAGTGGTCCCATACATAATGTTACAGTTCCTGTTGGACGCGATGCAATATTGACATGTGTGGTCCACGATCTGGTGGCATTTAAG ATGGCCTGGCTTCGTGTGGATACACAAACAATTTTGAGTATACAAAATCATGTCATCACCAAAAATCATCGCATAAGTATAAGTCATACGGAACATCGCATATGGCAATTGCGTATACGTGATGTTCAAGAATCGGATCGTGGTTGGTATATGTGTCAAATCAATACAGATCCTATGAAAAGTCAAGTAGGATATTTGGATGTTGTGGTCCCGCCCGATATAATTGATTTTCAAACCAGCAACGATATGATtgtggaaattggtcaaaatataAGTCTGACATGTACAGCCAATGGACTTCCCGCCCCTACTATAACCTGGAGAAGAGAAAAAGATTTACCGCTGTATGTAGAGAATGGGCGACATATCTATAGTACGGAAGGTCAAAATTTATCATTGCCTTTGGTAACAAGAGATACTATGGgagcatatttttgtatagcatcCAATGGGGTACCACCAACGGTTAGCAAACGAATATCGGTAATAGTAAATT TTCCTCCCACAATTTGGACCCGTTATGATACCATCTATGTGGGTTATGGTCAAAAAGTTACTTTGGAATGTATCTCCGAATCACATCCTACCTCAGTGAATTATTGGCTCAAGGATAAAGAATTCATTCAAGGTGGTTCCTATGAAACGGTCTCCCGCAATaatgtcttcaaaattgtaatgCGTTTGGTCGTAAGACCAATGAAAGCCAAAGATTTTGGTGAATATCGATGTGTGGCCAAAAATATGTTGGGCGAAATGGAACAGATCATAACATTGCATC ATAAAGCCAAAAAGAATCTTCAACATTCCTATCAAACAAATGGCAAAGACAATCAATTCATAATCATTGAAG AATATATATCAAACGATGACCTGTCTTCAAGGCCCAGTTCATGGTTAATAGCTTTACTTTATGTTTTAGTAATGAATTTTACGAGAGTATGTgaataa